A single region of the Metarhizium brunneum chromosome 6, complete sequence genome encodes:
- the faeA_1 gene encoding Feruloyl esterase A, whose translation MRSVILGLPFVALALATPVSNSISNIDGTPDDVAKVLERGAPGDFFKDVAGIIKILEKGLPADIPSEAAAIAAVLEQGPPRTQASSDVYEKLSYYAQFPGSATACVHKPAEGVVEQLYVNETTTDTQAMIYRLDSRKELILAIPGTQSQQDWETDENWRLVDYKSCQSCKAHHGFLTAWDSIVDQVERGLESALHSYPGYSVTIVGHSLGGALAELAFGSLKPKPLNVTQVITYGAPRVGNAGFANYLDKLAGASNSNAGIAYRVTHYDDIVPHLPPFFLGFTHPRTEYWQSADKPTEATTYRCNGRESLDCIFGKAPSSKSDAHGTYAGMKVFC comes from the exons ATGCGCTCCGTCATACTCGGGCTGCCCTTTGTGGCGCTCGCCCTGGCCACTCCCGTGTCGAATAGCATCAGCAACATCGACGGGACACCGGACGATGTAGCGAAGGTTCTTGAGCGGGGGGCTCCGGGAGACTTCTTCAAAGATGTCGCCGGGATAATCAAGATCCTGGAAAAGGGTCTTCCCGCAGACATCCCGAGCGAAGCGGCTGCGATAGCGGCCGTCCTCGAACAGGGTCCTCCTCGAACACAAG CTTCCTCTGACGTATACGAGAAACTGAGCTACTACGCACAATTTCCAGGATCTGCAACGGCATGCGTCCACAAGCCTGCGGAAGGCGTGGTCGAGCAGCTTTACGTCAATGAAACCACCACCGACACCCAGGCTATGATTTACCGACTCGATTCCAGAAAGGAGTTGATTCTAGCTATTCCAGGGACCCAGAGCCAACAGGACTGGGAGACGGATGAAAACTGGCGTCTGGTTGACTACAAGTCCTGCCAGTCCTGCAAAGCGCATCACGGGTTCTTGACTGCCTGGGATTCAATCGTCGACCAGGTGGAGCGCGGGTTGGAGTCGGCTCTGCACTCATATCCAGGCTACTCGGTCACCATCGTGGGCCACAGCCTCGGAGGCGCCCTCGCGGAGCTTGCCTTTGGCAGCTTGAAGCCAAAGCCGTTGAATGTCACGCAGGTCATCACCTATGGCGCGCCGAGGGTCGGGAACGCAGGATTTGCCAATTACCTTGACAAGCTGGCGGGCGCGTCAAACTCGAATGCCGGCATTGCGTATCGTGTGACGCACTATGATG ACATTGTTCCACACTTGCcccctttctttcttgggTTTACTCACCCTAGGACCGAGTACTGGCAGTCTGCTGATAAGCCCACCGAAGCCACGACGTATAGGTGCAACGGCCGCGAGTCGCTGGACTGCATCTTTGGCAAGGCGCCATCATCAAAATCAGATGCACATGGTACTTATGCTGGGATGAAGGTTTTTTGCTAA